The following are encoded together in the Cicer arietinum cultivar CDC Frontier isolate Library 1 chromosome 2, Cicar.CDCFrontier_v2.0, whole genome shotgun sequence genome:
- the LOC101514736 gene encoding nucleobase-ascorbate transporter 6-like: MEAGRGAPPPKQEELQPHPVKDQLPNISYCITSPPPWPEAIILGFQHYLVMLGTTVLIPISLVPLMGGGNEEKAKMIQTLLFVAGINTLTQTLFGTRLPAVIGGSYTFVPATISIVLAGRYNHIVNPQEKFERIMRGTQGALIVASTLQIIVGFSGLWRNVVRFISPLSAVPLVALSGFGLYEFGFPVVAQCVEIGLPEIVILLVFSQYIPHVMKGERHIFDRFAVIFSVAIVWIYAHILTTGGAYKNTDSTTQDTCRTDRAGIISGAPWIRVPFPFQWGAPTFDAGEAFAMMAASFVALVESTGGFIAVSRYAGATPLPPSVFSRGIGWQGVGILFSGIFGTGNGSSVSIENAGLLALTKVGSRRVVQISALFMIFFSILGKFGAVFASIPIPIFAAIYCVFFACVGSAGLSFVQFCNLNSFRTKFIIGFSIFMGFSIPQYFKEYTAIKHHGPVHTHATWFNNMINVPFSSEAFVAGILAMLLDASLHNSDSKIRKDRGMHWWDKFSSFKTDTRSGEFYSLPFNLNKFFPSV; the protein is encoded by the exons ATGGAAGCAGGAAGAGGTGCACCACCACCTAAACAGGAAGAGCTTCAGCCACATCCTGTTAAGGATCAACtgccaaatatttcatattgcATCACAAGTCCTCCTCCTTGGC CGGAGGCGATAATACTCGGTTTCCAACATTACTTGGTGATGCTTGGCACGACTGTTCTGATACCAATCTCTCTAGTTCCTCTAATGGGAGGAGGAAAT GAAGAAAAAGCAAAGATGATTCAGACTCTTCTGTTTGTGGCTGGCATAAACACATTAACTCAGACATTGTTCGGGACTCGTCTGCCTGCGGTTATAGGAGGATCCTATACCTTTGTGCCAGCTACCATTTCAATTGTCTTGGCCGGTCGCTACAATCACATTGTGAATCCTCAGGAG AAATTTGAGAGGATAATGCGTGGAACGCAAGGTGCACTTATTGTTGCTTCCACCCTCCAAATTATTGTTGGATTCAGTGGACTTTGGCGCAATGTAGTGAG GTTCATAAGCCCTCTCTCTGCTGTTCCATTGGTTGCTCTGTCAGGCTTCGGACTTTATGAGTTTGGGTTTCCTGTG GTTGCACAATGTGTGGAAATTGGCCTGCCAGAAATTGTAATCCTATTAGTATTTTCACAG TACATTCCTCATGTGATGAAAGGAGAAAGGCATATATTTGATCGCTTTGCAGTTATATTCTCTGTCGCAATCGTGTGGATTTATGCTCATATTCTCACCACTGGTGGAGCTTATAAAAACACAGATAGTACAACTCAGGATACTTGCAGAACTGACCGTGCTGGAATCATAAGTGGTGCACCTTG GATTAGAGTTCCATTTCCTTTTCAATGGGGAGCTCCTACCTTTGATGCTGGAGAAGCTTTTGCTATGATGGCTGCTTCATTTGTTGCACTAGTAGag TCAACTGGTGGTTTTATTGCTGTTTCAAGGTATGCAGGTGCAACTCCGTTGCCACCTTCAGTATTTAGCCGTGGCATCGGTTGGCAG GGGGTAGGAATTCTATTTTCCGGGATCTTCGGGACAGGGAATGGATCATCAGTTTCCAT AGAAAATGCTGGACTATTAGCTTTGACGAAAGTTGGTAGCCGAAGAGTTGTTCAAATATCAGCTCTATTCATGATCTTTTTCTCCATTCTTG gAAAGTTTGGAGCTGTGTTTGCTTCCATTCCAATACCAATATTTGCGGCAATATATTGTGTTTTCTTTGCCTGTGTCG GTTCTGCAGGCCTCAGCTTCGTTCAGTTTTGCAATCTAAACAGCTTTAGAACCAAATTCATCATAGGATTCTCTATTTTCATGGGATTCTCTATACCACAATACTTCAAGGAGTACACAGCAATTAAGCACCATGGTCCTGTGCACACTCATGCTACATGG TTCAACAACATGATCAATGTCCCTTTCTCATCAGAAGCATTTGTAGCTGGTATATTGGCAATGTTATTGGATGCCAGTTTGCACAATAGTGACAGCAAAATTCGTAAAGACAGAGGCATGCATTGGTGGGACAAATTCAGTTCATTCAAGACAGATACAAGGAGTGGGGAGTTTTACTCTCTACCCTTTAATCTGAACAAGTTTTTCCCTTCTGTGTGA